A window of the Nycticebus coucang isolate mNycCou1 chromosome 3, mNycCou1.pri, whole genome shotgun sequence genome harbors these coding sequences:
- the GPAM gene encoding glycerol-3-phosphate acyltransferase 1, mitochondrial — protein MDDSALTLGTIDVSYLPNSSEYSVGRCKHTSEEWGECGFRPTVFRSATLKWKESLMSRKRPFVGRCCYSCTPQSWDKFFNPSIPSLGLRNVIYINETHTRHRGWLARRLSYVLFVQERDVHKGMFATNVAENVLNSSRVQEAIEQVAAELNPDGSTQQQSKAINKVKKKAKRILQEMVATVSPSMIRLTGWVLLKLFNSFFWNIQIHKGQLEMVKAATEMNLPLIFLPVHRSHIDYLLLTFILFCHNIKAPYIASGNNLNIPIFSTLIHKLGGFFIRRRLDETPDGRKDTLYRALLNGHIVELLRQQQFLEIFLEGTRSRSGKTSCARAGLLSVVVDTLSSNTIPDILVIPVGISYDRIIEGHYNGEQLGKPKKNESLWSVARGVIRMLRKNYGCVRVDFAQPFSLKEYLESQSQKPASAPLSLEQALLPAILPSRPNDAVDEGRGTTINESRNATDESLRRSLIANLAEHILFTASKSCAIMSTHIVACLLLYRHRQGIDLSTLVEDFFVMKEEVLARDFDLGFSGNSEDVVMHAIQLLGNCVTITHTSRNDEFFITPSTTVPSVFELNFYSNGVLHVFIMEAIIACSLYAVLNKRGLGGPAGGPHSVISQEQLVRKAASLCYLLSNEGTISLPCQTFYQVCHETVGKFIQYGILTVAEQDDQEDISPGLAEQQWDKKLPEPLSWRSDEEDEDSDFGEEQRDCYLKVSQSKEHQQFITFLQRLLGPLLEAYSSAAIFIHNFSGPVPEPEYLQKLHKYLITRTERNVAVYAESATYCLVKNAVKMFKDIGVFKETKQKRESVLELSSTFIPQCNRQKLLEYILSFVVL, from the exons ATGGATGACTCTGCACTGACCCTTGGCACAATAGATGTTTCTTATCTGCCAAATTCATCAGAATACAGTGTCGGTCGATGTAAACACACAAGTGAGGAATGG GGTGAGTGTGGGTTTAGACCTACCGTCTTCAGATCTGCCACTTTGAAATGGAAAGAAAGCCTAATGAGCAGGAAGAGGCCATTTGTTGGAAGATGTTGTTattcctgcactccccagagctGG GATAAATTTTTCAACCCCAGTATCCCGTCTTTGGGTTTGCGGAATGTTATTTATATCAATGAAACTCACACAAg GCACCGGGGATGGCTTGCAAGACGACTTTCCTATGTTCTTTTTGTTCAAGAGCGAGATGTCCATAAGGGCATGTTTGCCACCAATGTGGCTGAAAATGTGCTGAACAGCAGTAG AGTACAAGAGGCAATTGAACAGGTGGCTGCTGAATTAAATCCTGACGGTTCTACCCAGCAGCAATCAAAAGCCATcaataaagtgaaaaagaaagccAAAAGGATCCTTCAAGAAATGGTTGCCACCGTCTCACCATCAATGATCAG actgaCCGGGTGGGTGCTGCTAAAACTGTTCAACAGCTTCTTTTGGAACATTCAGATTCACAAGGGTCAACTTGAAATGGTTAAAGCTGCAACCGAG ATGAATTTGCCGCTTATATTTCTGCCAGTTCATAGATCCCATATTGACTACCTGCTGCTCACTTTCATTCTCTTCTGCCATAACATCAAAGCGCCATACATCGCCTCAGGCAATAACCTCAACATTCCAATCTTCAG TACCTTGATCCATAAGCTTGGGGGCTTTTTCATACGACGGAGGCTCGACGAAACACCAGATGGACGGAAAGATACTCTCTATAGAGCTTTGCTGAATGGG CATATAGTTGAACTACTTCGACAGCAGCAGTTTTTGGAGATTTTCCTGGAAGGCACACGCTCTAGGAGTGGAAAAACCTCCTGTGCTCGGGCGGGCCTGTTGTCGGTTGTGGTGGACACCCTGTCCTCCAACACCATCCCTGACATCTTGGTGATACCTGTTGGGATCTCCTATGATCGGATTATCGAAGGTCACTACAACGGTGAACAACTG GGCAAACCTAAGAAAAATGAGAGTCTTTGGAGTGTAGCAAGAGGTGTTATTAGAATGTTACGAAAAAACTACGGGTGCGTCAGAGTGGATTTTGCACAGCCGTTTTCCTTAAAG gaatATTTAGAAAGCCAAAGTCAGAAACCCGCGTCTGCTCCCCTGTCTCTAGAGCAAGCGTTATTACCAGCTATACTTCCTTCCAG ACCCAATGATGCTGTTGATGAAGGTAGAGGCACAACCATTAATGAGTCCAGAAACGCAACAGATGAATCCCTGCGAAGAAGTCTGATTGCAAATCTGGCCGAGCATATTCTCTTCA CTGCTAGCAAGTCGTGTGCCATCATGTCAACGCACATCGTGGCCTGCCTGCTGCTCTACAGACACAGGCAG GGGATTGATCTCTCCACATTAGTGGAAGACTTCTTTGTGATGAAGGAGGAAGTCCTGGCTCGTGATTTTGACCTGGGGTTCTCAGGAAATTCAGAAGATGTTGTCATGCATGCCATACAGCTCCTGGGAAACTGCGTCACCATCAcccacactagcagaaatgatgAGTTTTTTATTACTCCCAGCACAACTGTCCCATCCGTCTTTGAGCTCAACTTCTATAGCAATGGGGTCCTCCACGTCTTTATCATGGAGGCCATTATAG cttGCAGCCTTTATGCAGTTCTGAACAAGAGGGGCTTGGGAGGTCCTGCTGGAGGCCCCCACAGCGTGATCAGCCAGGAGCAGCTGGTACGGAAGGCAGCCAGCCTCTGCTATCTGCTCTCCAACGAAGGTACCATCTCGCTG CCCTGCCAGACATTTTACCAAGTTTGCCATGAAACAGTAGGGAAGTTTATCCAGTATGGCATTCTCACAGTGGCAGAG CAAGATGACCAGGAAGATATCAGTCCTGGTCTTGCTGAGCAGCAGTGGGATAAGAAGCTTCCTGAACCTCTGTCTTGGAGAAgtgatgaagaagatgaagatagTGATTTTGGTGAGGAGCAGCGTGATTGCTACCTTAAG GTGAGCCAATCCAAGGAGCACCAGCAGTTCATCACCTTCTTACAGAGACTCCTTGGGCCTTTGCTGGAGGCCTACAGCTCCGCTGCCATCTTCATTCACAACTTCAGTGGTCCAGTTCCGGAACCTGAATATCTGCAAAAGTTGCACAAATACCTAATAACCAGAACAGAGAGAAACGTGGCAGTGTATG CTGAAAGTGCCACATACTGTCTTGTGAAGAATGCTGTGAAGATGTTTAAGGATATTGGA GTTTTCAAAGAGACCAAACAAAAGAGAGAATCTGTTTTAGAACTAAGCAGCACTTTTATACCTCAGTGCAACCGGCAAAAACTCCTAGAATATATTCTGAGTTTTGTGGTGCTGTAG